The genomic window CTTATATTCATGACATTGCTCTTCATATGGGCGCTCTATATGCTCTTAAGCAGAGGTCTTTAGATTGGCCTTATTTTTATGGCCAATTAAATGTTTAATATAAAACACAAATGTATAATTACTTCGCATAACAGTAATTATAGGCAACTTTATTTAACCAAATGAATTATATCAATATCTTGGATATTATTTTTTATATATTCTAAAACTAATCTTCTGTGACAATTAATTGGTTTGTTTTCGGAACATAATAAACAAACAACTTCATTTTTGTCAATTATTTTTTCAAATATTGTCTTTAAATCTTTGTTAGTTAAAATCCCATTAAATTTGATCTCATAATAATTCCAATTCTTATCTTTTTGGTATTTTTTTAATAGTTCATCGGGGGGTGCTAAATCCAATATATGCTCATATTTTATATTTGCAATTTTCATCAGGAAATACTTAAGGTCTTTTGATTTTGCAAATCCTGCTAATTGTGATTTATTATTTCTTCTTATATCTACAATCTTAGTTACTTTAACATCTTCCAACAATTTAAAAAAATCCTCTGCACTTTTTTCAGAAAATCCGATAGAATATACTGTCTTCATATTCTCACAATTATAATAATTTTAAATCTTTGTCTGTATTCTTTTCTTTTTTCTTTTTGCCCTTCTTTTTTTTATTTAAGATATTTGTGTCATCTACTTTTTTTATTGTTTGGATATATTCTTTATTATATTCAATAACTTTAGTATCTTCTTTGATAAAATAATCTTCAATCTTGGGATTATCATTTTGTTTTTCTGTTATATTGCTAATAATAGTTTCAGGCCCTACTATGTGAAAAATTTCTATAGCTATATCTTCTTTATCAATTATTTCTTGTAAATCTTCGGCTAGTAATCTTCTATGACATTTCGTATAATCTTTTTCACTGCACATTAATGCTGCTGTAACTCCTGTTTCTTCAATATAATTAATTAGCTTAATTAATACTTCTCTATAAATTTGGGTATTTCGGTAGTTTTCAAATCCGATTGGAGGTTTACCTCCTAATTTTTTCCCGTGATGTTCGTAATCAATATTTTTAGTAGTTAGATATAATTTTAAATTTTCCATATCAAAATGAGGCACATATTTACTATAAGGATATGTTCTGACATCTATCAATAATCCAATTTGATTTTCTTTTAATAAAGAAACAAAGTCTTCAATAGACCTATTACTATGCCCTATAGTATACAATTTCATTCATTCACTTCGTTGGGTGTATCCCTATTATCATGGGCCAATTTTCCCCTTCAAACTCTCTTGTCAAGCCTATAGAAATATATAAATTTTTATAGTTTCCTATCATGTCTCTAAACTCGTTATCATCAAAGAAGATTACGCTACTATTTCTAGAGTGCATCATTTTTTTAAAATAATTAGTCCAATATATAGATGTGCATTTAATACCCCCATTTGGAACTTTACTAGCGACATAATTCACAGAAGGGATTTCAAAAAAGAATCTGAGATCAATTTCATTTGGATTATGCATATTTTTGAATAATTGTCCTTTTGTGATTATTACAGGGCCCACTAATATCAAAGACTTATTTTGTTCCTTCAAAATCGTATGTATGAATTTGTCCTTATTCATCAATAGATTGTTTTCGGATACTTTAGATAAAAACGCTTCAGTATTTGTTATCTTCCCAATTAATTGACATTTATTGTTAGAATCCCAAATGTAATCTTCAGAATGAGGGGGAGACGAATTTTTATTACCTTTATGATATACTCTTAATATATTATAATCTTGACATAAAAAAGTTTGGGCCTGATAAGCAAAAGTCTCTTCTTGCAATTCTCCATACTCAGGAACAATCCTCGCCCATTTTCCAGTATTTTTATCTATTCCGGCAAAACATTTTCCCCTAGCCATTTTTGTCCATGCAAGACATACTATATCCATGCAAGGCTTATTAGAATTAGAACCCTGATTTTGGACCATTTAATCACCTGCGAAAATATTACAAATATTGTATCTTTCCACATATATAAGAATATGGAAAAATAAATTATCCATTATAACCTAATTCCTTGGCCTTGTCAAAGCATTCTTGAGCTTCTTTATTCCTCCCAATTATTTTAAATACAGTACCTTTTCTATACAATGCGTCCACATCTCTTGGATTAAGTTCTATTGCTTTAGAAAAATCTTTTATCGCTTCATTAATGAGTCCTTTAAATCCATAGATAGTGCCCCTTTTACCGTATAAAACATAATTATTATTGTCAACACGGATTAAAGTATTAAAATCTTTTATGGCAGCGTCAAAATTGCCCTTAGATACGTAAGCATCGGCCCTCATTTCATAAGCCCTAATATCTCTAGGATTAATCTCTATAGATTTAGTAAGATCTCTTATTGCATCGTCATATAGTTTCATATCTTTATATGCAACGCCTCTAATAAAGTAAACTACTGAATCTTTAAGATTAAGTTCTATTGCTTTAGAAAAATCTTTTATCGCTTCATTGAATAGGTATTTTCTACCATAAGCGAAACCTCTATTATAGTATGCATCGGCATAATTAGGATTAATTTGAATGGCATTAGAAAAATCTTTTATCGCTTCATCTAAGAGCCTTTTTGAACTATATATACTTCCTCTATTATTATATGCTTGTTCATCTTTCGGATTAAGCTCTATAGCTTTTGTATAATCATTTATCGCTTCATCAAGAAGTCCCTTCTCAGAATATACAACACCCCTATTAAAGTATGCTTCGGCAATAATACTACTTCCCACAATAATAGAATATTCTTTTGGTTTACCTTTAGAAATATTATTTTGAGTATTAGAACTTTCTTTTATTTTTAAAGCAACTAGATCGCGGGGATTTATCTCTCTGATATTTTCTCTTTTTTCCTCATCTAAGTCTAAGATTTCTGTCGCTTCAATCATATACATATTAGGTTTAGGCCCTATTTCTATAACCTTAGAAAAATCTTTTATCGCTTCATCTAAGAGCCCTTTTTTATTATAAATGTCACCCCTATTATTATATGCTTCGGCATATTGAGGATCGATTTGTATTGCCTTCGTCAACTCTTCGATTACTTTATCATATAGGCCCTTTTTGGCATATTCTCCCCCTTTATTAAAGTGTTTTTCTGCCTCTTTATGATTAAGATCTTTTTCAATATTCTTAACTAAAGAAACATCTAAATCAGATCTTTCTTTTTTGTATTTTATTTTTATACCACAATTACTACAAAAAATACTATCATTTATTATCTTTGCACCGCAGTGTATGCAAAAGTTAATTTTGTTTGACATTTTAATCCCTAATAAAATTATTTATTTTTATATAGACTTTCACATATATAAGAATATGGAAAAAAATGGCTGTGGGACACAATTAACCTGTATTTAGATTCAAAAGATTGTGCCAGAGCGCAATGCAGGAGACGGCACAATATATCCTTCCTGTGCGCTTCTGCCCTATTGTCCAGCCGAAGCGCCTCTTGTCTGCGGAAAAAGCTGCTTCAGAGCTTTCTCTTCTGTAGTATTCTTGGAGGTAGCTTTCCGTATCGTTTAGAAACTCTTTCAAAGTGCTCTTCCATTTTTGTGACCCTTTGATTGTGCAGTTAGCCTTAGGTATTATGTAGACCTTGGAATCTTGAAACTTGTCTACATAGAATGGATAACTGTAGTATTTGTCAAGTCGAACGCTGTCAATCGTTATGTCAAGAGAATCTAGCATTTCCATTGCCCTATCAAACGCTTCTTTCTCGCTTTTCAGGCTTGCCCCATAGGCAATGTACATGAAAGTGTTTAGATCTAGAAGTGCAAAATTATAGACAAATTCCCTCCGGAGCTGATTTTCTCCGTATTTTACTTCTTTTGCCCCATCATGCCTCTTTTG from Methanofastidiosum sp. includes these protein-coding regions:
- a CDS encoding tetratricopeptide repeat protein, producing MSNKINFCIHCGAKIINDSIFCSNCGIKIKYKKERSDLDVSLVKNIEKDLNHKEAEKHFNKGGEYAKKGLYDKVIEELTKAIQIDPQYAEAYNNRGDIYNKKGLLDEAIKDFSKVIEIGPKPNMYMIEATEILDLDEEKRENIREINPRDLVALKIKESSNTQNNISKGKPKEYSIIVGSSIIAEAYFNRGVVYSEKGLLDEAINDYTKAIELNPKDEQAYNNRGSIYSSKRLLDEAIKDFSNAIQINPNYADAYYNRGFAYGRKYLFNEAIKDFSKAIELNLKDSVVYFIRGVAYKDMKLYDDAIRDLTKSIEINPRDIRAYEMRADAYVSKGNFDAAIKDFNTLIRVDNNNYVLYGKRGTIYGFKGLINEAIKDFSKAIELNPRDVDALYRKGTVFKIIGRNKEAQECFDKAKELGYNG
- a CDS encoding DUF488 domain-containing protein, with the translated sequence MYTIGHSNRSIEDFVSLLKENQIGLLIDVRTYPYSKYVPHFDMENLKLYLTTKNIDYEHHGKKLGGKPPIGFENYRNTQIYREVLIKLINYIEETGVTAALMCSEKDYTKCHRRLLAEDLQEIIDKEDIAIEIFHIVGPETIISNITEKQNDNPKIEDYFIKEDTKVIEYNKEYIQTIKKVDDTNILNKKKKGKKKKEKNTDKDLKLL
- a CDS encoding DUF488 domain-containing protein produces the protein MKTVYSIGFSEKSAEDFFKLLEDVKVTKIVDIRRNNKSQLAGFAKSKDLKYFLMKIANIKYEHILDLAPPDELLKKYQKDKNWNYYEIKFNGILTNKDLKTIFEKIIDKNEVVCLLCSENKPINCHRRLVLEYIKNNIQDIDIIHLVK
- a CDS encoding ISNCY family transposase, which translates into the protein MLTTEAVRRRIRDVKECLPSEYKFKSSVGRNWPEYEKELSCSIRAAFRNINPLIDEAICNIRISKGRGSPRKLTLKQRVTLLLIKELVGHSNRMMANMLVVFSMLNDIDVSYKTIERLYSDPEVALAIHNLHVVMLKKKGITHADTSGDGTGYSLTVSKHYSSAVQKRHDGAKEVKYGENQLRREFVYNFALLDLNTFMYIAYGASLKSEKEAFDRAMEMLDSLDITIDSVRLDKYYSYPFYVDKFQDSKVYIIPKANCTIKGSQKWKSTLKEFLNDTESYLQEYYRRESSEAAFSADKRRFGWTIGQKRTGRIYCAVSCIALWHNLLNLNTG